In Clarias gariepinus isolate MV-2021 ecotype Netherlands chromosome 1, CGAR_prim_01v2, whole genome shotgun sequence, one DNA window encodes the following:
- the LOC128520395 gene encoding uncharacterized protein LOC128520395: MQNYHGCSFSIYGALKVLILQGVCAVLADTNEAMVFKVGSSLSLTVKSQNESVSLVEWNFNKIRFADYFPDHTYTFEESQFSGRLKALHGIIGITIQDLQPQDAGTFSIIEVGPHGQSTTQNIKVHIQRPITAVQIDQPQIWKVSTNSCVVNVKCAVHGAESVSYLWGGYINASGAQLQFSLPPADRAIILNCTAANNISSSSATVTLTCSTNAETTMSELKLVSSLVAAFPYLLVTIILGVKCKRAHGHNNRQDALAVIEE, encoded by the exons ATGCAAAACTATCATGGATGCTCGTTTTCTATTTATGGAGCACTAAAGGTTTTGATTCTTCAGG gtgtgtgtgctgttttagCTGATACAAATGAAGCGATGGTGTTTAAAGTTGGGAGCTCCCTGAGTCTAACAGTGAAATCTCAAAATGAATCAGTGTCATTAGTTGAATGGAACTTTAATAAGATAAGGTTTGCTGATTACTTTCCAGACCATACCTACACATTTGAGGAATCTCAGTTTAGTGGAAGATTAAAAGCTCTCCATGGTATTATTGGAATAACTATACAAGATCTCCAACCCCAAGATGCTGGAACATTTTCAATAATTGAAGTTGGACCTCATGGACAGTCTACTACACAGAATATTAAAGTTCATATTCAAA GGCCCATAACTGCTGTGCAGATTGATCAGCCTCAAATATGGAAAGTATCCACAAACAGCTGTGTTGTAAATGTGAAGTGTGCAGTGCATGGAGCTGAGAGTGTTTCCTACCTGTGGGGTGGCTATATAAATGCAAGTGGAGCTCAGCTACAGTTCAGTCTCCCACCAGCTGACAGAGCCATTATACTGAACTGCACTGCAGCCAACAACATCAGTTCCAGTTCTGCTACAGTGACACTGACCTGTAGCACAAATGCAG AAACTACAATGTCAGAACTCAAACTGGTCAGCAGTCTTGTGGCAGCTTTTCCATATTTGCTGGTAACCATCATTCTAGGTGTAAAATGTAAGAGAGCTCACG GTCACAATAACAGGCAAGATGCCCTGGCAGTCATAGAGGAATGA